A part of Lactobacillus sp. ESL0700 genomic DNA contains:
- a CDS encoding ribonuclease HII: MTIKEIKQLLSDKVSEAELATLKADPRAGVQKLLASYYRRQEKLAQKQAAFLTRMQYEQQFWAKGQIVAGVDEVGRGPLAGPVVTAAVIIDANFDLLDVNDSKKLSPQKRQELYPKILQEAVSVAVGVKSAQVIDEINIYEADRLAMAQAVTALDCKPDALLVDAMNVPVDLPQVRLIKGDAKSNSIAAASIVAKVFRDRLMTDYGKIYLQYQFAHNVGYGTSAHLTALEKYGPTPIHRKTFAPVSDFFKTK, from the coding sequence ATGACAATTAAAGAAATAAAACAGCTGCTTTCAGATAAAGTTAGTGAAGCAGAATTAGCTACTCTAAAGGCTGACCCACGTGCAGGTGTTCAAAAGTTATTGGCCAGTTACTATCGCCGCCAAGAAAAGTTAGCACAAAAACAGGCTGCTTTTTTAACCAGAATGCAATATGAACAGCAGTTTTGGGCTAAGGGGCAAATTGTGGCTGGTGTAGATGAAGTTGGCCGCGGACCATTAGCTGGGCCAGTCGTCACGGCCGCAGTGATTATTGATGCCAATTTTGACTTGCTGGATGTGAACGACTCTAAGAAGCTAAGTCCGCAAAAGCGACAGGAACTATACCCGAAGATTTTGCAAGAAGCAGTAAGTGTTGCTGTGGGTGTTAAAAGCGCCCAAGTAATCGATGAAATTAATATTTATGAGGCGGACCGTTTGGCAATGGCGCAAGCTGTTACGGCGCTTGACTGCAAGCCTGATGCATTATTAGTCGATGCGATGAATGTCCCCGTTGATTTGCCGCAAGTGCGCCTAATCAAGGGGGATGCTAAGTCGAATTCAATTGCGGCAGCCTCGATTGTAGCGAAGGTCTTCCGTGATCGTTTGATGACCGATTACGGTAAAATTTACCTGCAATATCAATTTGCACATAATGTCGGTTACGGCACCAGTGCCCATCTTACTGCTTTAGAAAAGTATGGGCCAACACCAATTCACCGCAAGACCTTTGCACCAGTTAGTGACTTTTTTAAAACAAAATAG
- a CDS encoding YozE family protein: MAYRESFYRYLMTQRDSDSNDEVAQFANNAQNDQTFPKQEQNYEKLSDYLELNAGYLPSMSIFDQAYEMYREKMAY, translated from the coding sequence ATGGCTTATCGAGAAAGTTTTTATCGTTATTTGATGACGCAGCGTGACAGTGATTCAAATGATGAAGTCGCACAGTTTGCAAATAATGCTCAGAATGATCAGACTTTTCCTAAGCAGGAACAAAATTACGAAAAGCTATCTGATTACCTAGAACTAAATGCGGGTTATTTACCTAGTATGAGTATTTTTGATCAGGCTTATGAGATGTATCGGGAAAAGATGGCGTATTAA
- the ylqF gene encoding ribosome biogenesis GTPase YlqF, giving the protein MATIQWYPGHMNKARNQLEDKMGLIDVLVEVLDARIPQSSRNPMIEELVGNKPHLIILNKADLADPVLTKIWQKKLTQKGKFVMAMDSLHNTNMQVLVRMIKKAAADKVAKLEAKGASNPVIRIALAGIPNCGKSTIINRLVGRNVTAVGNKPGVTKGQTWLKTQSNIQILDTPGILWPKFDDQEVGYKLAAFGAIKDSIFHADDVALFLLKNLRKYYLADLAKFARTTKDQITQINDTDLLLAMTEVYGMRDDYDRFSLYLLQRLRKGKVGRITLDRP; this is encoded by the coding sequence ATGGCGACAATTCAATGGTATCCGGGACATATGAACAAGGCGCGCAACCAGCTTGAAGACAAGATGGGCTTAATTGACGTCTTAGTTGAAGTTTTAGATGCGCGCATCCCGCAATCATCAAGAAATCCGATGATTGAGGAATTAGTAGGCAATAAACCACACTTAATCATTTTGAATAAGGCGGATTTGGCAGATCCAGTGCTAACTAAGATTTGGCAAAAAAAGCTTACGCAAAAGGGTAAATTCGTCATGGCGATGGACTCACTGCATAATACCAACATGCAGGTGCTAGTCCGGATGATTAAAAAGGCGGCGGCTGATAAAGTTGCTAAATTGGAGGCCAAGGGTGCTTCTAATCCGGTGATTAGAATTGCCCTTGCCGGTATCCCTAACTGTGGTAAGTCAACGATTATTAACCGGTTAGTAGGCCGAAATGTGACTGCTGTTGGAAATAAGCCAGGGGTAACCAAAGGTCAAACTTGGCTTAAGACGCAAAGTAATATTCAAATTTTGGATACCCCGGGAATTTTATGGCCTAAATTTGATGATCAAGAAGTCGGCTATAAATTAGCTGCTTTTGGTGCAATTAAGGACAGCATTTTTCACGCTGATGATGTGGCGCTGTTTTTACTGAAGAATTTGCGCAAATATTATTTGGCCGATTTAGCTAAATTTGCCCGAACAACTAAGGATCAAATTACGCAAATTAACGACACTGACTTATTGCTAGCGATGACTGAAGTTTACGGGATGCGGGACGATTACGACCGCTTCTCGTTATACTTATTGCAGCGTCTGCGTAAGGGTAAGGTTGGTAGAATTACGCTGGACCGCCCATGA
- the dprA gene encoding DNA-processing protein DprA: protein MEKTNFLLRLKLQKGLGYVKMLQIASQLDDEQVTVQTIKQMTLPAAVKEASLAAYKLEKYGKVIKRIKKQCQVISFFDDNYPEQLRQIYQPPLILFARGDITLLQKRIVTIVGSRQATAYSQQVLAQLVPNLVNNHVVIASGLAKGVDVLAHQATLQNHGKTIAVVGNGLNHYYPMVNHQVQEQIMQKGLILSEYLPDTPPRPFRFPERNRILAGLAESVVVTEAKEKSGSLITANLALQENRNVYAVPGPITSPLSAGPNKLIAVGANPITDFKLNERFDN from the coding sequence ATGGAAAAAACAAATTTTTTGTTACGCCTGAAATTACAAAAGGGACTTGGTTATGTTAAGATGCTGCAGATTGCTAGCCAACTAGATGATGAGCAGGTCACCGTACAAACAATCAAGCAGATGACGCTACCTGCAGCTGTCAAAGAAGCTAGCTTGGCTGCATATAAGCTCGAAAAGTATGGCAAGGTGATTAAGCGAATTAAAAAGCAGTGTCAGGTAATCAGTTTCTTTGATGATAATTATCCCGAGCAATTGCGGCAGATATATCAGCCGCCCCTAATTTTGTTTGCGCGCGGCGATATTACCTTACTACAAAAAAGAATTGTGACAATTGTTGGCTCGCGGCAAGCAACGGCGTATAGTCAGCAAGTTTTGGCGCAACTTGTACCAAATTTAGTTAATAATCATGTGGTAATTGCCAGTGGCCTGGCTAAAGGCGTCGATGTCTTGGCGCATCAAGCCACTTTGCAAAATCATGGCAAAACCATTGCTGTTGTCGGCAACGGACTAAATCATTATTATCCAATGGTTAACCACCAGGTGCAGGAGCAAATCATGCAAAAGGGGCTAATTTTAAGTGAATATTTACCAGATACACCGCCGCGCCCATTTCGTTTTCCTGAGCGCAACCGTATTCTAGCGGGACTTGCGGAAAGCGTTGTGGTAACGGAAGCTAAGGAAAAGTCAGGCTCCTTAATCACGGCCAACTTGGCACTGCAGGAAAATCGTAATGTCTATGCCGTCCCCGGGCCAATTACTAGCCCATTATCGGCGGGACCAAATAAGTTGATTGCAGTGGGTGCTAACCCGATAACGGATTTTAAATTAAATGAAAGATTTGACAACTAG